In Raphanus sativus cultivar WK10039 unplaced genomic scaffold, ASM80110v3 Scaffold0449, whole genome shotgun sequence, a genomic segment contains:
- the LOC130494346 gene encoding uncharacterized protein LOC130494346 isoform X2 yields MDPTLNDHQELEQIEAIDDLLEDFWFFDNLLDRRSRILRYCHSDPYPLSPPSSSTCPKPEFSKDGDSNSDKKLLKAPTGGKSVPLPCIVNKEGGSEPEKINKMRRQFSEKIRVQERRAYLQKKEPVVREKGIRGSSKKNRAGGTSSFCNNNSLQCCPMGGSLQRTQTLPSYIGREDVGNEFQDQETDDSRMGFLIREAIASSSSEFTPTKQNTPKSSSIPRPKPPRHSRSEEAIQEMVAKSQRSPRGKTLRKTLSSVDTKELLMLKELDITEPETNQANDEEEQRRVPRAAVKSRSAAVVVGQPIPIWVPKESRRDMKAQIKFWARTVASNVRQEC; encoded by the exons atggatcCTACTTTGAATGATCATCAAGAGTTGGAACAAATCGAAGCTATTGATGATCTTCTTGAAGATTTCTGGTTCTTTGATAACTTACTTGACAGAAGATCAAGAATCTTGAGGTATTGCCATTCAGATCCTTATCCTCTTTCTCCTCCTTCCTCTTCCACTTGTCCTAAACCCGAATTCTCAAAAGATGGAGACTCCAATTCAGACAAGAAGCTTCTAAAAGCTCCCACCGGGGGAAAATCGGTTCCACTACCGTGTATAGTGAATAAAGAAGGTGGAAGCGAGCCTGAGAAGATAAACAAGATGAGAAGGCAGTTCTCTGAAAAGATTAGGGTTCAAGAACGAAGAGCTTACTTGCAAAAGAAGGAACCTGTCGTTCGAGAGAAGGGGATTAGAGGAAGCTCTAAAAAGAACAGAGCTGGTGGTACTAGTAGTTTTTGTAATAACAATAGTCTCCAGTGTTGCCCGATGGGAGGGAGTTTGCAGAGAACTCAGACGTTACCGAGTTACATAGGAAGAGAAGATGTTGGAAATGAGTTTCAAGATCAAGAGACTGACGATTCCAGAATGGGATTCTTGATCCGTGAAGCCATCGCTAGCTCTTCTTCTGAGTTTACTCCAACGAAACAGAACACACCAAAG AGTTCAAGCATTCCAAGACCTAAACCACCGAGACACTCGAGATCAGAAGAAGCTATTCAAGAGATGGTGGCCAAGTCACAGAGAAGCCCAAGAGGTAAGACGCTGCGTAAGACATTAAGCAGCGTCGATACAAAAGAGCTTCTTATGTTGAAGGAATTGGACATTACCGAACCTGAGACGAACCAAGCAAATGATGAGGAAGAACAGAGGAGGGTCCCACGGGCAGCCGTGAAAAGCCGGTCTGCAGCTGTGGTGGTGGGTCAGCCGATTCCTATTTGGGTGCCAAAGGAGTCAAGAAGAGACATGAAAGCTCAGATCAAGTTTTGGGCTCGAACCGTCGCAAGTAATGTTCGACAAGAATGCTGA
- the LOC130494346 gene encoding uncharacterized protein LOC130494346 isoform X1, with the protein MDPTLNDHQELEQIEAIDDLLEDFWFFDNLLDRRSRILRYCHSDPYPLSPPSSSTCPKPEFSKDGDSNSDKKLLKAPTGGKSVPLPCIVNKEGGSEPEKINKMRRQFSEKIRVQERRAYLQKKEPVVREKGIRGSSKKNRAGGTSSFCNNNSLQCCPMGGSLQRTQTLPSYIGREDVGNEFQDQETDDSRMGFLIREAIASSSSEFTPTKQNTPKSSSIPRPKPPRHSRSEEAIQEMVAKSQRSPRGKTLRKTLSSVDTKELLMLKELDITEPETNQANDEEEQRRVPRAAVKSRSAAVVVGQPIPIWVPKESRRDMKAQIKFWARTVASGVIALITL; encoded by the exons atggatcCTACTTTGAATGATCATCAAGAGTTGGAACAAATCGAAGCTATTGATGATCTTCTTGAAGATTTCTGGTTCTTTGATAACTTACTTGACAGAAGATCAAGAATCTTGAGGTATTGCCATTCAGATCCTTATCCTCTTTCTCCTCCTTCCTCTTCCACTTGTCCTAAACCCGAATTCTCAAAAGATGGAGACTCCAATTCAGACAAGAAGCTTCTAAAAGCTCCCACCGGGGGAAAATCGGTTCCACTACCGTGTATAGTGAATAAAGAAGGTGGAAGCGAGCCTGAGAAGATAAACAAGATGAGAAGGCAGTTCTCTGAAAAGATTAGGGTTCAAGAACGAAGAGCTTACTTGCAAAAGAAGGAACCTGTCGTTCGAGAGAAGGGGATTAGAGGAAGCTCTAAAAAGAACAGAGCTGGTGGTACTAGTAGTTTTTGTAATAACAATAGTCTCCAGTGTTGCCCGATGGGAGGGAGTTTGCAGAGAACTCAGACGTTACCGAGTTACATAGGAAGAGAAGATGTTGGAAATGAGTTTCAAGATCAAGAGACTGACGATTCCAGAATGGGATTCTTGATCCGTGAAGCCATCGCTAGCTCTTCTTCTGAGTTTACTCCAACGAAACAGAACACACCAAAG AGTTCAAGCATTCCAAGACCTAAACCACCGAGACACTCGAGATCAGAAGAAGCTATTCAAGAGATGGTGGCCAAGTCACAGAGAAGCCCAAGAGGTAAGACGCTGCGTAAGACATTAAGCAGCGTCGATACAAAAGAGCTTCTTATGTTGAAGGAATTGGACATTACCGAACCTGAGACGAACCAAGCAAATGATGAGGAAGAACAGAGGAGGGTCCCACGGGCAGCCGTGAAAAGCCGGTCTGCAGCTGTGGTGGTGGGTCAGCCGATTCCTATTTGGGTGCCAAAGGAGTCAAGAAGAGACATGAAAGCTCAGATCAAGTTTTGGGCTCGAACCGTCGCAA GTGGAGTCATTGCTCTCATTACTCTATAA